In Euphorbia lathyris chromosome 2, ddEupLath1.1, whole genome shotgun sequence, the sequence TGGATGACCTATACTTCAGCGCATCAAATGGGAAGCTGCAGAATGGGGATTAACGAGAAAGAAGGCGCAGTGGACGAGAATGGTGAAAGCTGGGAAGCAGAAGGCTTATTTGTTTGTGATGCTAGTGTTCTTCCTAGTGCTGTTGGTGTGAATCCTATGATTACTGTCGAAGCTACTGCCTACTGTCTTGCGAAACGAATTGCAGAGTTATCAAAGTAAGTAATGGAATGTTCAGTAGAGTTTACTGAATTGCATGTTCAGAATAATTAAACGTTGAAAAGAAGAGTACAGTGAGTGAATATGTATATGTGAAGTAAATTTATAACTAGATACAAACAAACAGTTTCATATGTTATGTTAACAAGTGATGTAAAGTTGCCTGCTGCTGTATCATATGAACAGAATAGAATCTATAAAATTGAACTTCATTTCTATAGGAAATTAGAGAAGTATTGTCAAAAGCATTGGACATATTTATTATATCCTTGAATTGAAGAGCTTAGAAATGTACAATACAAATGTTATTTGATGctcattattttttaatatacaatTCACAGAATGAATTAGATCTGTGAAGAATAATGAGGCTTCTTATCATACATTCATTTCCCCCCTGAAAAATGTAAGATTTTTATACCTCAATCCAATTCATAGCAGCAAAGTTTCAAATGCCCCCTCATTATCAGAATTCTTGACCCGATATGCAACGGTCGAGGACTTGGCATATAATTAGGTAGCAGGAATCATCTGATCAGCCATCGGAATCCGTTTCACGGAATGGCAAGGGAACTGCTTTGACTGCCCTGAACTTGCCAACATTGTTCAGATGCTCATTCTCCAACCTGTTTATGCAAACATTTAGTTAAAAACTATGAGAATACACTATACATAATTTAGTTGGTATGAGATATGGACCTGTAGAAATTCCAATGACCTCTCCGAATAACCTCCAAGGAAGCCAAGAAGAAGTCCAACATCCTCGACTCGACGATACCAAAATGGAATCGCATCACAGTCTCCACCCAAGCAACTCTCAGAACTATGTTCAAGGCCTGCAGCAATTCCATATTGTAAGTAGTCGAAAACTCGAAATGTGTATACTTTTAATGTTGAAATGACATAAATTGGGTGAAAACTCACAATGGAAATGTAGTAGATGGCCTTATTCTTCAAGATTAAATCATCTCTGAGCCACAAGTTCTTAGATTTAGGGTTGAGAAGACCCCAATCCTTAACAAAATCCCAGTATAATTGATAAACTGTTGCAGAAACAGAAGTAACTAAAACGATACCGAACCAAAGTTGATTCTCCTGCCTAGCATAAGTTAGTCTAGCACCAGCGGCCACCATGGCTGAGACATACTTTCCCATGTTTGCCAAATGGTTCACATCACACTCATCAAACCATCTTCTCGCACACttgaaattcaaattcaaattcaaattagaGTTAGCTGCATTTTGAATTTTGTCTTTAATTCACAGATAGAGTATTAAGTGGTGAAATTACCTGCATAGCTCGCCAATAGTATGGCAAGAAAGAAATAACATAGGCAAGTTCCCTATATAGCCTTCCATTTTTACAAGTTCCATATTCATGTGTTCTGAAACTCCCAGCTAGGAAGTAGCATGCAGTAGATTCCAAGTGTCTCAGCAGTGGAATCTGTATCACAAAATCACAAAGCATTGTCATAAAACACTGTCGATGTCAAGAAATATAAACAGGCAATTAATGAGCAATATGAATGAATAAGCTCACCTGACTAGTAAGTTGATCAGCCATGAAAAAGTCGACCATTAGAACCTTATAAAATGGAGAGCAGACTATGTTGCGAAGAACACGAAGGAAGCAGTAACGTGTTGGGCGATAAAAGAAGTCAAAAGGGCAAATGAGCAAGGCCAAGAAAATCTGGAAAAGGTATGATTAATTAAGGACAAGGTAAAGTGATGAAATTGAAAAAGAGGATAAATTAAGGAAGAATATATACTTACAAGGAGAAGAATAGCAGGAATGGCATCAACATGGTTAGGTAAAAAGCCATTAGCCCTTAAGAGAAGATGAATAACCATAGCAGAGACAACAGAGGTCATGAAAGTAGTGCAAATGAGAAAAGCATCTCTGTACTTGAGAGCAGTAGTTGGTTGGAATTCAAATATGAAATTATAATTGATTCTGGTGTTCTTCCACATGAATAGATTGCATCCGTACATGAACAAGTGCAAGCTTAACAATGCAAACACACTGCACAAATATCATCTCTACATTATTCAGCATTTCATGCTTCATTAATTAACAaatactctctctctaaatcctaAATCCTTAATTACAACTGAGATATTTTTAATGTTTGTAGGAAttctagatttttttttctattatccaaacggatggagaagtagatggagatgttgctcataggattaaagctggttggtcgaagtggaagagtgctacgggtttcctttgtgatcccggcatgcctaatagattgaagggaaaattctaccggacggcaattagaccagcattgttatatggtacggagtgttgggcagtgaaacactgccacatccataagatgtcggtggcggagatgcgtatgttgagatggatgtgtggtcacacgagaaaggaccgggtgcgtaatgaaataattaggacaaaagtaggggtcacatctattgagaataaaatgagagaaaaccgactaaggtggtttggccatgtgagacgtagagcgcttgatgcgccggttaggagaaccgaagagtggcaaagggatgtagtggtgaggggtaggggaagacctaagcaaacttggaggagggtgatcgagagtgatatgagtttattgggaattgaggaaaatatggtagtggataggacggagtggagggagcgaatttgtgtcgctgacacgacttgattttcacggttttatatgatggttcatgttagccgaccccgaatcatttcgggactaaggctttgttgttgttgttgtattattTTCAAGGACAAAACGCATATTGACCTTGGTTAgagtaaaaaaaagaaacacaACCCTTCATAGGGTGCAATCAACAAATAGCAGATGAAGATGGATGGGTAGGTAAGGATGAACCAATCCTGAGAGTCATTCTCGGTGGTTGAGGCTGCACTGACATCCCCTGTCTTTTACCTCCGCTTTTGAGTGGGTAAGAGTCTCGTTTTATGAGCTCTGTTATATAGATTTAAAATTTCTCTACGTATTATTATCTAGGTTCACTTACTCTAAGTTGAAAACattaacaataatttttttattattattttttacactAGAGGTATATACCATACGAAAATTTACCCCTAACCTATTTGGAAAGTGCAAATATACCCTAATATAAGAAATGACAATTTTGATCTTATATTTCTAACTTGGAACAATTTTGAATCCGAATAATAGTACATGGAGCAATTTGAGGCTAAGTAATAGAACTCATAAAATGGACTCTATTCAGATCTAGATGTGGAGGCAAGAGGCATGAAGATACAGACTCACTCCAACCATTAAGAATCACCCTTATAAGGGTTTCACTCATCTCTCTTTATTTATGGGGGTTAATTTTTTTGATATAAGCAGTCCTTAGAGCTACATATAAGCATTTAATATGTTAGTATATTGTTATgtattttcaatatttatatatattattgcattgaacttttaaataaattaaatactatcgtatattttcaatatttacATTAATATGTTTTGTTGTATTTAAAAGttcaatataataataaatgtaAATAATGTAATAATAAATGTAAATATACTACCTGTTAAATGCTTATAtcatatacataaaaaaaaaagttgtgaattttctttcttttgccTGAAACCCGGCCAAAACAGTGGTGTTTTGAACTAGGtagggacaaaaaaaaaaaaaaaaaaaaaactattaaacaTAAGAcctgattttgttttttttttgtaagccAAGTCGCCACTATAACTTAAAATTATTCTACATTagaaatgttaaaaaataaaattttacctttttttacaTTAACCTATTTATCCGCATACTAGTAATATTTAGAACTATCGGTTATATATAggttaaataattataaggtccattatgttttaattttttgaaaaaaggtccatttaataatataaatggTTTCTAAATTTTATCATAATTAACTATTTAGTCTCTCCATTTGTTTTCGTACATGAAAGTATAAAATTGTCTGGTTATGTAAATAAAAACTTatcttttaattttcaaatttaatcaaaatagttttaataaaatatgtaaaatagtttttttctcctattttgataatttttaatatatcttcACTCGTTTTTTTAGTGAGAAGTTCTACGGTactaaattaaacttttattattatataaaaattaataaatcaattacttaatatttaagaaattatgattatatgaaaaaaaattaaaatactaaaaatatatgttttattattaaaacatagtgTAAAGGATAAAATAGGTATCTTAACTTCTATTTAGTTAAATTTGACCATTAACTTAAGAATAAGGATtataattattttcaaaaacaaaaacacaaaacataAAGACTaactatttgttttttttttaaagaaaaaacaaaggaagtttataatttttataattgtgTACTCTAATATACAAAgcataaaaaaaaagggaagcACCTGAAAACAGGGTAGACAGTTTCGACATAGGATATTCTTCCAGTATTAGGCCTAAAAATGCCAGATAAATGCGCCAATATTGCATATACACTAAACAGAGACACGAAACATCCTGTAAACAACCCTGCAATTAACAAATAAGAAATCAGCATTCTTATTTGGTGCTCATTATTTAAATTTATTGCACTAACATGCCATAATAGTAAAATTGGATTTAATTAGTGGGTTGGAATGTGTTCTTGTCAACGCCAAATTCGTATAAACCTTTTTTTATTGGCCCATCAGAGACTAATTTAATCAAAGATTGCATTATAATCTCATCAAGTGATGTTGCTTTCACTacgttattatttttttaattattgtaaAAAAGTAGACTATGTCCAACTCATCTTTAATTAATGCTTGATTAGTATTAATACATGAGTCCACATAAATCAACTAATTAATCTTTTCTGATCTTTTTTTAAGCTAATCTTTTCTGATTTTATGTCAAGCAAACTTAAAATTGGCATGAAGGTGCTTCAGACCTCACTATATATATAGAAGGTAAGAAATTAATACGAATTCTTTCATCTTAATAAGATAGATCACAATCCAAATAATTTTAACCGTTTGATTAATGGTTCAAATTTTATTATGattcatatttatttttgtgaaaatgttaatgataaaatacattaaaaatagATTTATAATTGCCAAAaatatttttggattttatcCCTATATTAGAATTAGAGAATCCAAATATGTGAATAAATAATTTTCAGTTAAAATAATGAATATTTACCAACAAAAAAGGTAACCATGTGAGACTCCTTTTGTTGCTGGGGTCTTAAAAACTTCATTGCCTTTTTCCTGTCATTGTTGGCGAAGTGCTTTGTAAATATGGACTCCACTTCATCTGTTAGTCTCACAACCTAATCATCATCAACCCACATACATACGCTTAATTACTCTTAATGCTTACCactacttatttaatttaattaattacccATTTTCATCTCCACTTCTACTTCCAGTACTATtttaacaataaaataaaatattagaaaATGACTTTGCCACTAAACTTTTGGTTCATTAGATAGTGGGAGATGAATGAAAACCCACGTGCATATACTCATCAGAAACCACTATATCATATGCTGCATAGGAAATATATAtgctaacaaaaaaaaaaaaaaagtaaatttattACATTACCTTATCGGAGCTAATGAAATGAGATCTCTTCACTGCTTTTAGATAGCTTGCTGATGCCTGCTGGTTTGATacctaatataaaaaaaataaaaaaatttagggtttggttcagctgttagctcacagttgttgttgttagctgttacGATTAgcggttgcagtaagctgtttgcTGTTAGCTAATTGGTAATTAGGGTTTGGTAAATTTACAAAGAGTTGTTGCTGTTAATATATGAAAAGACAAAAATATCCATTATTtaacaatataaaataataatataaataaacatattgtacaaatattgataaaaataatctaaataatagATATGACATCTTCGGAACCACCCTATTTAGGGGAAAAATCTCATCTTTTTTCAATTCAACCATAATGAAACCAAACAGTGTTTTCAaatttgatgaaaccataatatatttttatcaaaGCAGATTATTGgaaatttgataaaatcatGGTATATTTTGTCTTGTCTCAAAAGCAAATTTATTATTCgttgaaatgaaaaaaaataaagaaagattCTATATATCAGGTTATTAGTAATAGGTGcccattaatatattttttttaagaataccGGAagtaaatagaaataaaaatttggcTAATTTTGTTAAAGCTAAACAGCTAAAAGCAGCGtttcatgaaaagctccaaatttGAGTTTTTCGTGAACCGCTCCTGTTTGCTCCGAAACCGCTAACCGCTGCGGTTTTATAATCATAACCAAACACTATATTATTAGCAGTTTGGTATAAAACCGCTAAACGCTCGTTCGAAATGgtaaaacaaacaccctcttaacCAACTTCATTCCAAATTGTCATATCAATGTATAATGCAATATCATTTCAAAATAAAGTatgtttcagttttttttttttttttatttgttttcaattaaagcaattcttttatatataaatagtagTATAATGCATATCAAttatttaaaaacaaagtaGAACTTTATAAAGTATGATCAGTAACAACTCTGCAATGATttacaaataattttattataatggaaattttattttctttcagaGAAAATACTTCTtgctagtttttttttatccaaatttaaagaaattattgcATTCTACTTAatgtttttaataattattttcataaatttATGGTGCATGTTCtgatatactataaataatataaaaaagagTACCTTATCAAATTTCTTAAGTATTTTTGTAAAAGCCAGCATGTTGAGGGAGCTGCAAACCACAAATAGTAAAAATATTAATGTTGGAAAAAGATATTTTAATAGCAAGTAGACAAAACTACACTATCTTACAACTATAATGCGATTATACCTAAAAATCAGTGTAACATTTTGAAGCAGATATCATCTTGAAAAACCTGTGACCTGACCTGACCACTGTCTCTCATACCAGTTTCACTTAGTATCTTATAATTGTCTATTTGTCTCCCAATATCATTTTTCAAATCGACCCACTCTAACCAAATTAATttctaaaattattttttcCATATACTACTATATAGTTGTCACTTCCTCATAAAACTAGCAATGTCAAGTACAGCTCTCAGGATTAAATTTAACTCTGAATTATAAATACACTATAATGGCTGTTTTTCTAGTTTTGTACCTTAATTTTAATACCCAAGTAACGTTTATTTTAAGAAATACATAACATATAAAGAAATGAAGTtttatttatcaataattaataagaaaataagcaTCTTCATGCCCTTGATTTTGTAATGCATTCAATTTGTTATATTgagtaatttatcaaattttaaaattgtCACTTTTATGCAATTTAAAAGGAAATATTTCCAGCTCTGGTAGGGGTGCCAGTCTAACTGGGATGTCTATATAGCCCTCCTCTCAGTTATCAgccttcaattaaaaaaaaaaaaaggaaatattTCCAGTTAGATTGAATAATATATATGACGTTCCATGCAGCCAGCTAGTATGATCTTAAAATTATAAGAAATAAGAAACTAAATGAACAATTAATAAACTATAAGAAGGATTAAGAAAATGATTAAACCTGTAAGTTTTGAGTAAGCCAAGGCCTCGGTAGAGCTCCACAAAAGCACCTCGGATCATCTTTTCAGCACATTGTATCTTCTTTCTGTTAACGAAATCAGTTGGTCCTTCTTTTTTAGGATTATTAACCAAATCTTCCCAAAGCATTGATGTTATTGCTGATATTGTTCTTGTTGGATTTGTTGCTGGAACGTCTATCCTCAGTGCCATTTTTGTACTTCCTTTCTTCGATTTCGACCTCGTTGCCGAGTTAATAAAACTCACTCCATTTTTCTCTAATGATGCTATTACTTCTTCCGTTTCCGAGGCTTCTCCGTTAGTTTCATTCGATGATTCATTTGTTGTCTCTGTGTGAGTTAGAAACATCATTATCATTGTTGTTAATTgagatttaattaatattaaagcAAGTCAATTTCTATACataaatgattaatttaattaatggaTAAAGATAGCAGAATATAAAATTGTAGTGTAACTTAAGCTAGAAAATGAAGTGTGTGTAAGATGTTTAGAGAATATAGAAATAATAGGAAAATATTGTCAACCTATGACAGATTGTATTGATAAGATTAGAtttagagaagaagaaggacaacaaaAATATCCTGAAACTGTCACCAACTTTATCTCTATATCTACTCATTTTAACATCACCCAATTATCATCCATTTCCTATTTACACCATTCCAGACCCATGAGTAATGTTCTTTCTCTCTTCACAATATCATATATCAATGTTTccttttttaaaacaaataaataataactCGACTTACAAATATAACACAACTTACACGACATGATTCATACAATgatcatttttattatatttataccTATATCATATGAAAAGTATATATAACGTAACATGGTTTTGACACAATAACCTAAAATGGACACCAATTTgatattttagattttattaTACTTCGTGTTGAAATACgtttaatatttttgttaaaaatgaaacttcattaattaattaatttgttataaaaaaagttAAGGATATTAATGAGTTAGTAAATAGAATAGattataaaaaaagatttcCATAGTTATAAATGAAGGGGTCTAATCTAAAAGTAAGTATTGCTTGATAAATTTGGTTAGCGTACGTCCCATTTTATGATACGTTTTACATGTGAATCCAAAAATGACTTTCTTACGTCACTTTACCGGAAAATATTTATGTGGGGCATATTGGTTTCCTTAGTgatgaaaaatacaaataaacagAAGAAAACTGACCAGAAAAATCAGAATTCCGAGGAGAAGAAGACCAAGAATTGGAAGGAGGGAGAAATCCAGGCTTGCGGCGGCGGTTAGTGAGAAGTCGCTTGAGATCGGTTAGAATGTCGAGCTGCTTATTAAGAAGGGTTCCTCTTTCAAGTAGCTCCATTTCTCTAGCTTTGTAAAACTGGTTTACTTTGTTTAGTTCATCATCCAATCTTTCAAAAAACACCTTCAcctaaacaataataataataatgttaattaattgtaattaagaGTGAGAGTAAAAAAGTAATTAGAAAGGTGTACCTCGTCTTCCTCAGAAAAGAGCTGAAGAAGCTCAGTTTGATAGTATACATCTTCATTCCCACCCTCCATTGTTTTGCTTCTCACCTGTTCACAGATCAATTATATTATATGGTATATAAGCTTTTTATGGCATCAACCCCTTCTTTTACTCCCTCCTTTTCACGATACTTTCGTGATTTCCTCTTACATATACATAACCGTTTCCTTCATTTCGTCactcatatatttttttttttttattattgttatttcttttctttacgGATTGTTTCCTTCAAGCACTTTGTGTCATATAATATaactatatttttgttttaacaCTCATCGATGGTAATTCTCAATAAACCATTTAAAataaatagtttttatttatattcCTCCACACTCATATTTATTAAACATATAAAACACAACAATTACTTTACTCAAATTTTGTGAACAAATAGATTTGATAATAACCAATTATGGTCTGAAACGTTATAGCCTCACTTCAAAAAGATCAGACGGTGGGAAAATGTGCAGAGCCACTTGAATAAACGGTGGATGATTTGATTTATAGAGCCAggaaaaaaggaagaaagaaacaGAACAGCCACCCCTAGTTCTGTAAAGAGGAACGTGAGCACACGCACAGGCTCTCGCCGAAACTTGTGgagaacaaaaacaaaatagatCGGCGGCGATTCAATCCAATTAGTA encodes:
- the LOC136218719 gene encoding phosphate transporter PHO1; this encodes MVKFSKQLEAQLIPEWKEAFVNYWQLKKQIKKIKLSQIPKQPPQLDHEFGRSIRFLAHKFSKTFFCSGDASSEIIQVRSKTMEGGNEDVYYQTELLQLFSEEDEVKVFFERLDDELNKVNQFYKAREMELLERGTLLNKQLDILTDLKRLLTNRRRKPGFLPPSNSWSSSPRNSDFSETTNESSNETNGEASETEEVIASLEKNGVSFINSATRSKSKKGSTKMALRIDVPATNPTRTISAITSMLWEDLVNNPKKEGPTDFVNRKKIQCAEKMIRGAFVELYRGLGLLKTYSSLNMLAFTKILKKFDKVSNQQASASYLKAVKRSHFISSDKVVRLTDEVESIFTKHFANNDRKKAMKFLRPQQQKESHMVTFFVGLFTGCFVSLFSVYAILAHLSGIFRPNTGRISYVETVYPVFSVFALLSLHLFMYGCNLFMWKNTRINYNFIFEFQPTTALKYRDAFLICTTFMTSVVSAMVIHLLLRANGFLPNHVDAIPAILLLIFLALLICPFDFFYRPTRYCFLRVLRNIVCSPFYKVLMVDFFMADQLTSQIPLLRHLESTACYFLAGSFRTHEYGTCKNGRLYRELAYVISFLPYYWRAMQCARRWFDECDVNHLANMGKYVSAMVAAGARLTYARQENQLWFGIVLVTSVSATVYQLYWDFVKDWGLLNPKSKNLWLRDDLILKNKAIYYISIALNIVLRVAWVETVMRFHFGIVESRMLDFFLASLEVIRRGHWNFYRLENEHLNNVGKFRAVKAVPLPFRETDSDG